Genomic DNA from Kluyveromyces lactis strain NRRL Y-1140 chromosome C complete sequence:
CGTTATTTTATTGTATTAGAGCTGTAGGAAGTAAGTTTTATTGAGTACTTTGCTAACACGAATAAAAGGTTGTCTTAAAACGCCCCGTGAATACACGTTTTCTTCGGTTAAATATTTTGCCAGGCTTTTCAATCCGGTTTGTTTCTATCAGTTTTATATTAACACCTGTTACAGCACCGGTACTTACTTGTATTTTGctgtttcttttgagcCTGATATAATAATCATTGAAAGCCATATACTCTGTGGGGTTTTGTTGACCAAAACTTATAGTGATATTAATTTGCGGGTTAGTCTTTTTTGTCAATAGAGGTATTTCTCACGAGTTGATTATTGATACTAAAGTGTTACTTTGAATTATTTACCATGGATGGTGTGATGCTTGATAAAGTTGAGCTCAACCAACATGAAGTAGGGGCTGCAAGAGAACGGTCTAGAAGTATGGCTTCTTTGTCTAAATTCATTCCGAAATCAATATGGAAACctcaacaacagcaacagcagcaacagccTTCTGAAACCTCCGAAGGTAACACAAAAGCATCTAACAGCCATCCGGTAATGTTACATGCTTCTTTGCATGAAGCACCTGCTATTGTACTTCAAGAGGCGAAACCCGTATCTCGCGAATCCATAGAACAAGAAGGCGCTCCCGCAGAAAAGGCTGCAAGTGGAAACTCGTCAAAGTTGTCAATGAGACTAAAGAAAGTCTTTGGCAAAAAGGAACCATCGCAACCCCCTGTTGATTCCGAGTTGAGCCCTCCAGCTAGTAGTGAAGCTGCTGCTAATCATGATGCAAATGATACCACGAATACACTGAACAGAAATAGAACAAATTCCGACACTGATCCTGAACCTAAGAGGAATTTATACAGCGACGGGTCTCAAATTCAAGGTACTCCTTTGACTTCACCTTCAAAATCTATCTCTTCATATAACAGCGGCACGCATAAACCCAACAACTTGGTTACTGGTAACCAAGCTTCAAAACTCTCCCCAAATTTCGATATCCCCGAGGCTTCTTCCAATGGAAATGGATTTGTGCCCTCATACAACAGTATGACAAATATCAGTACAgcatctttgaatttgattgatgaaaatgaagaaacgCAGAATTTTGAGGGTTCTCTGCATCAGTCAGGTGAAATCATACATCCAGCAATTACTACACCTTTAAAATCAGGGTCAGAGAGCCCCTTTTTATCCTCACAATCCATGAAACCCTTTCCAGCATCGGATGAGGCAGAAAATAGTCACCGTCGTTCTGAATCGAATGGTGTATCGGTGAAACCTCAGCTTAGAAGAACTGCATCACAACCAACTGATGTGCATGTACAGGTAAATGGCAAAACCGCAAgtacaaaagaagaattcaGTCCAAGAAGAGGTACTGTTGGTGCGGATGCTTCATTTATCCAACCTCCTAAGAGGTCAGAAAGACTAAGGAACAAATCCTTCAGTAATAAGTTCCAAGATATTTTAGTTGGTCCACAGTCATTTGAGAAAATCAGATTATTAGGGCAAGGTGACGTTGGAAGAGTGTACTTAGTCAGAGAAAAACAGACAAATAGGTTATATgcattgaaaatattcagTAAGCCAGAAATGataaaaaggaagaagatcaaaagGATTTTAACTGAGCAGGAAATTCTAGCAACCAGTAATCATCCCTTTATTGTTACTTTGTATCATTCTTTCCAAACGGAAGACTACCTGTATTTATGTATGGAGTATTGTATGGGCGGTGAATTTTTCCGTGCTTTacaaacaagaaagacGAAATGTATCTCCGAAGATGACGCAAGATTTTACTCTAGTGAAGTGACGGCGGCCTTAGAATACTTGCATTTAATGGGTTTTATTTATAGAGACTTGAAACCCGAAAATATTCTCTTACATCAATCTGGACATATCATGTTGTCTGACTTTGATTTATCTGTACAAGCTAAGGATACCAAAAACCCTCAGGTGAAAGGTAATGCATCGCATTCACTTGTGGATACAAAGATTTGTTCTGACGGATTTAGAACCAATTCCTTTGTTGGTACTGAAGAATATATTGCTCCTGAAGTGATAAGGGGTAACGGGCATACGGCTGCTGTTGATTGGTGGACTTTAGGAATTTTGATATATGAGATGTTGTTTGGTTTCACACCATTTAAAGGAGACAACACAAATCAAACATTCTCTAATATACTGAAAAATGAGGTGGTCATCCCTAACAACAATGAAACCTCTAGGGCATGTAAGGATTTGATCAGAAAGCTTTTgatt
This window encodes:
- a CDS encoding serine/threonine-protein kinase (similar to uniprot|P53739 Saccharomyces cerevisiae YNR047W Putative protein kinase that when overexpressed interferes with pheromone-induced growth arrest localizes to the cytoplasm potential Cdc28p substrate and to YCR091W uniprot|P25341 Saccharomyces cerevisiae YCR091W KIN82 Putative serine/threonine protein kinase, most similar to cyclic nucleotide-dependent protein kinase subfamily and the protein kinase C subfamily), encoding MDGVMLDKVELNQHEVGAARERSRSMASLSKFIPKSIWKPQQQQQQQQPSETSEGNTKASNSHPVMLHASLHEAPAIVLQEAKPVSRESIEQEGAPAEKAASGNSSKLSMRLKKVFGKKEPSQPPVDSELSPPASSEAAANHDANDTTNTLNRNRTNSDTDPEPKRNLYSDGSQIQGTPLTSPSKSISSYNSGTHKPNNLVTGNQASKLSPNFDIPEASSNGNGFVPSYNSMTNISTASLNLIDENEETQNFEGSLHQSGEIIHPAITTPLKSGSESPFLSSQSMKPFPASDEAENSHRRSESNGVSVKPQLRRTASQPTDVHVQVNGKTASTKEEFSPRRGTVGADASFIQPPKRSERLRNKSFSNKFQDILVGPQSFEKIRLLGQGDVGRVYLVREKQTNRLYALKIFSKPEMIKRKKIKRILTEQEILATSNHPFIVTLYHSFQTEDYLYLCMEYCMGGEFFRALQTRKTKCISEDDARFYSSEVTAALEYLHLMGFIYRDLKPENILLHQSGHIMLSDFDLSVQAKDTKNPQVKGNASHSLVDTKICSDGFRTNSFVGTEEYIAPEVIRGNGHTAAVDWWTLGILIYEMLFGFTPFKGDNTNQTFSNILKNEVVIPNNNETSRACKDLIRKLLIKNENKRLGSKLGASDIKKHPFFKNDQWSLLRNQEPPLIPVLAKNGCDFAKLSSNPKGSKDKKDSAEQQEKLMFEEKVELDDQVSDNDPFHDFNSMSLMKQDNDSLIYGDSTSYGKISYTPNQNRSRSNSHRSFFKR